Proteins encoded in a region of the Rutidosis leptorrhynchoides isolate AG116_Rl617_1_P2 chromosome 9, CSIRO_AGI_Rlap_v1, whole genome shotgun sequence genome:
- the LOC139868377 gene encoding uncharacterized protein has product MLVSPEGKEFTYTLRFEFSTTNNEAEYEALLVGLRLARDLNIQHLKFKGFEIEHVRRSQNKKTDSLSKLASITFAHLAKEVVVETLERRSIDAEEVNDLYPDEENTWMKPIKDYLAYGILPEDKGDAKKIRIKAPSYKLQDGKLYQKSFLTPWLWCVGPS; this is encoded by the exons ATGCTAGTAAGCCCCGAAGGAAAAGAATTCACTTATACCTTACGTTTCGAGTTCAGCACGACAAACAACGAAGCGGAATATGAAGCCCTACTCGTTGGGCTAAGGCTGGCAAGGGATCTTAACATACAACATCTCAAG TTTAAAGGCTTCGAGATAGAGCATGTCAGAAGAAGTCAAAATAAGAAAACAGATTCCTTGAGCAAACTTGCCTCCATCACCTTTGCCCACCTAGCTAAAGAAGTTGTGGTTGAAACCCTAGAACGCAGATCTATAGATGCCGAAGAGGTCAATGACCTCTATCCAGATGAAGAAAATACATGGATGAAACCAATTAAGGATTACCTGGCGTATGGGATACTACCAGAAGATAAAGGGGATGCAAAAAAAATCAGAATCAAGGCACCCTCGTATAAACTTCAAGATGGCAAGTTGTACCAAAAGTCTTTCCTTACCCCATGGCTATGGTGCGTGGGACCCTCCTAG